A genomic segment from Flammeovirga pectinis encodes:
- the creD gene encoding cell envelope integrity protein CreD produces MENQEKKSWKKNTVMVKIGIIGILIVLLLIPLALIQNVIDEREFLNEKAIDEVSSKWANKQQIKGPILTIPLVLERIDKEGEKIKYTQDWIVLPDQLTVDGVITPEALGRGIYEIIVYTSQLNLRGKFVLDEVPNKSELIEIQYDKAFLTIGISDLRGIKNQIKMKWNDNLLTVKPGTKIPDLIESGVTIPIALTKENLSSFDFNFDLDLQGSQNLSFIPLGATTQVALKSNWNSPSFVGNFLPDQRDITEEGFTASWKVLQLNRNFPQQWISQELNYKQIINKTEFGLNLILPLDDYQKSTRSAKYGLMTIVLTFLIFFLIEIINKTRIHPLQYAMVGFALSIFYILLVSISEHTNFNFAYGVSTFSIVTMIFLYSLTLFKNKKLSYLLLSILCAIYSFLFITLQMVDYALLMGSIGITVILACTMYYTRKINWYKLNLETT; encoded by the coding sequence ATGGAAAATCAAGAGAAAAAAAGCTGGAAAAAAAATACAGTAATGGTTAAAATAGGAATCATAGGCATACTGATAGTATTATTACTAATTCCTTTAGCGTTAATACAAAATGTTATTGATGAGAGAGAGTTTTTAAATGAAAAGGCAATTGATGAAGTATCATCAAAATGGGCAAATAAACAGCAAATTAAAGGACCAATTTTAACTATACCTTTAGTTTTAGAGAGAATTGACAAGGAGGGAGAGAAAATTAAATACACACAGGATTGGATTGTCCTACCAGATCAACTTACTGTAGATGGGGTAATTACTCCAGAAGCATTGGGGAGAGGTATTTATGAAATAATTGTCTACACCTCACAATTAAATTTAAGAGGAAAGTTTGTTTTGGATGAGGTACCCAATAAATCAGAATTAATAGAAATACAATATGATAAAGCATTTCTAACCATTGGTATTTCTGATTTAAGAGGAATAAAAAATCAGATTAAAATGAAATGGAATGATAATTTATTGACGGTAAAACCTGGAACAAAAATTCCTGATTTAATAGAAAGTGGGGTTACAATTCCAATAGCTCTCACAAAAGAAAATTTAAGTAGTTTTGACTTTAATTTTGATTTAGATTTACAAGGCAGTCAAAATTTATCATTTATACCATTAGGAGCAACAACACAAGTAGCACTTAAATCTAACTGGAATTCACCTAGCTTTGTAGGTAACTTTTTACCCGATCAAAGAGATATTACTGAAGAAGGGTTTACAGCTTCTTGGAAGGTATTACAACTCAATAGAAATTTTCCTCAACAATGGATTAGTCAAGAATTAAACTATAAACAAATTATTAATAAAACAGAATTTGGGCTTAATCTTATTCTCCCGTTAGATGATTATCAGAAATCAACACGTTCAGCAAAATACGGGTTAATGACTATAGTTCTAACTTTTTTAATCTTCTTCTTGATTGAGATTATTAATAAAACTAGGATACACCCTTTACAATATGCAATGGTTGGTTTTGCACTGAGCATATTTTATATCTTATTGGTATCAATATCGGAGCATACTAACTTTAATTTTGCGTATGGAGTGTCTACTTTTTCTATTGTTACCATGATCTTTCTGTATTCTCTTACACTCTTTAAAAATAAGAAATTATCGTACCTATTACTTTCAATACTCTGTGCTATCTATAGTTTCTTATTTATAACACTACAAATGGTTGACTATGCGTTATTGATGGGTAGTATTGGTATAACAGTTATTCTTGCTTGTACAATGTATTATACAAGAAAAATTAATTGGTATAAACTCAATTTAGAGACAACTTAG
- a CDS encoding winged helix-turn-helix domain-containing protein, producing the protein MKDLLNDLNKAFENKVRLGIMAALVVNEYLDFNSLKELLGVTDGNLASHLKSLEKSEFVSVRKEFLNRKPNTKYAATSEGRIAFSKHIKAIENLLK; encoded by the coding sequence GTGAAAGATTTATTAAACGATCTAAATAAAGCCTTCGAAAATAAAGTTCGATTAGGGATAATGGCGGCACTTGTTGTAAATGAGTACCTTGACTTTAATTCCCTAAAAGAATTACTTGGTGTAACTGATGGAAATTTAGCAAGTCATTTAAAATCTCTTGAAAAAAGTGAATTTGTCTCTGTTAGGAAGGAATTTCTTAACCGAAAACCAAATACAAAATATGCAGCTACATCTGAGGGGAGAATTGCTTTTTCTAAACATATTAAGGCTATTGAAAACTTATTAAAATAA
- a CDS encoding BamA/TamA family outer membrane protein, which translates to MLNSLKVTILFLFFCISSITVFGQKGHFSDPNYSPNDYDIVDGLRKKKAAKLKASGDTVTTKPKDKKVYTIVLPVVAYNPFTGLILGVGGIGSFRLGADPEKTRLSSVVPSYTWTTNNQNIVRINSSLYTNEEKYYIFNSITWSVSPQVTYGVGGNTQEQWSTQVSPSVFKFVLRGYKKVKKDFFVGVNFNYDQKYKLVDDSAEGMRDIINNGKNDGQTADQVQSAIDTKYGDNKYDTFWEQNNVDQNGFASDYNADKPTNELQQNYYPTPFGYHPYGTQERYIYSGIGINLLYDSRDNINTPFKGSYANLIVNTYQDWLGSTYNSTSIYADLRHYVNLNKNYTQILAFWGLANLTFGDTPYLNLPRIGGDDWYSSGRGYTAGRYLGEKLLYLEAEYRVNLYKWFGMTAFVNAHTVSELNGEFSYVNPGGGLGFRFQVIKKSRSTINFDYGVGKDGSSGAYMRFISAF; encoded by the coding sequence ATGCTTAATTCATTAAAAGTTACAATTCTCTTTTTGTTTTTCTGTATTTCATCTATTACAGTTTTCGGACAAAAAGGGCACTTTTCAGATCCAAATTATTCTCCAAATGATTACGATATTGTCGATGGATTAAGAAAAAAGAAAGCTGCTAAATTAAAAGCATCAGGAGATACTGTCACCACTAAACCAAAAGACAAAAAGGTTTATACAATTGTACTTCCGGTTGTAGCCTATAATCCATTTACAGGTTTAATATTAGGTGTAGGCGGAATTGGATCTTTTAGATTAGGTGCAGACCCAGAAAAAACTAGACTTTCTTCTGTAGTACCTTCTTATACATGGACTACAAATAATCAAAATATTGTACGTATAAACTCTAGTTTATATACAAACGAAGAGAAATACTATATTTTTAATTCAATTACATGGAGTGTAAGTCCACAGGTAACTTATGGTGTCGGTGGTAATACCCAAGAACAATGGTCTACACAAGTAAGCCCTTCAGTATTTAAATTTGTACTAAGAGGTTATAAAAAAGTGAAGAAAGACTTTTTTGTTGGGGTCAATTTTAATTATGATCAGAAATATAAATTAGTAGATGATTCTGCTGAGGGTATGAGAGACATAATTAATAATGGTAAAAATGATGGGCAAACAGCAGATCAAGTTCAAAGTGCAATAGATACTAAATATGGAGATAATAAATACGATACTTTCTGGGAACAAAATAATGTAGATCAGAACGGGTTTGCATCAGATTATAATGCAGATAAACCAACCAATGAATTACAACAAAATTATTACCCAACTCCATTTGGTTACCATCCTTATGGTACACAGGAAAGATATATTTATAGTGGTATAGGTATAAATTTACTTTATGATTCTAGAGATAATATTAATACACCTTTTAAAGGTTCTTATGCAAACTTGATTGTAAATACCTATCAAGATTGGTTGGGAAGTACCTATAACTCAACAAGTATTTATGCAGATTTAAGGCATTATGTAAACTTAAATAAAAACTATACACAGATTTTAGCCTTTTGGGGGTTAGCTAATCTTACTTTTGGAGATACTCCATACCTTAACTTACCTAGAATTGGTGGAGATGATTGGTATAGTAGCGGTAGAGGATATACTGCAGGTAGATATTTAGGCGAAAAATTATTGTATTTGGAAGCGGAGTATAGAGTCAACTTATACAAATGGTTTGGAATGACTGCATTTGTAAATGCACATACAGTTTCTGAGTTGAATGGAGAGTTTTCTTATGTAAACCCAGGAGGAGGATTAGGTTTTAGATTTCAAGTGATTAAGAAATCGAGATCAACTATTAATTTTGATTATGGTGTAGGTAAAGATGGCTCTTCTGGTGCGTATATGAGATTTATTTCTGCATTCTAA
- a CDS encoding Ig-like domain-containing protein — translation MTLTKGENTITIKSPIGETLLLDKFVTSEVQEEVILDTYYVSADGNDLNTGTIDSPWKTLVRASQAALPLNEGGIFKAGDKLLFRKGDTFLGNLVIKSVGTEDEPIEISSYGEGELPIISGSGAIEGGDYFEAIKYINVSHVIMSNIWVKNDRQNSDRSNWGAEKSFGILVVANKWATGISENLIFRDLKITDVFGTSLPEDFDALNVTGLRFESDSSEVDKTITIKDVLIEDCYFSNIGKAGVWSIHKGKGTEDDEVNRSLNFIIKNNHFEKTGGSGIILSKVKNALVENNFFDHSGHSDPNEPRLVGRGSGMWVFSSTDILAQYNTSLSIRGYNDSYGMHIDFGNKNIIFQYNYSEDSEGGFVEILGDNHNVAYRFNVSVNDGVRDFHGSTIWTSGFVGTTTVDGNTVKNDPIPSDGVYIYNNTIYVDAAIKPDFSLYSKNTYIYNNIFVQEGDGVIGENVEMEMQGEFIVSNNLFEGNISTEFTDLDKHSISEKPLFIERGARNKEGYQISENSPVINGGVSFPEPDFPMAGKGIFKDISLKLNKDPFGNEVNLDSYPPNIGVDNRYNFFDDKEDIELTSIEFKLTEQLLEIGEEKMLKIIFTPLDASNKNIEWKSSDNEIITVNSNGTVTALKEGDVTITAISIDGSFIAEIKLTVNSGKVTSIDNFGQEKVIIYPNPAQQILHISTDNWQGDKTGILMNLMGLEISSFKLQSKNKIRIDHLERGLYQLIIIDTDGKRKTKKVVLN, via the coding sequence GTGACTTTAACAAAAGGAGAAAATACAATTACAATAAAATCTCCAATCGGTGAAACTTTATTATTGGATAAATTTGTGACTTCGGAGGTACAAGAAGAGGTTATTTTAGATACCTATTATGTGAGTGCTGATGGTAATGATTTAAATACAGGAACAATTGATTCTCCGTGGAAAACATTAGTAAGAGCTTCTCAAGCAGCATTGCCTTTAAATGAAGGAGGGATTTTTAAGGCAGGTGATAAATTATTATTTAGAAAAGGAGACACTTTCTTAGGTAACTTAGTAATAAAAAGTGTAGGTACAGAAGATGAACCTATAGAAATTAGTAGTTATGGGGAAGGAGAATTACCAATAATTTCTGGATCTGGAGCTATTGAAGGAGGAGATTATTTTGAGGCTATTAAATACATTAATGTATCTCATGTGATAATGTCTAACATTTGGGTAAAGAATGATAGACAGAATAGTGATAGATCGAATTGGGGAGCAGAAAAAAGTTTTGGAATTTTAGTGGTTGCCAACAAATGGGCTACAGGTATTTCAGAAAATCTAATATTTAGAGACCTAAAAATAACAGATGTATTTGGAACGTCTTTACCAGAAGATTTTGATGCATTAAATGTAACAGGTCTTCGTTTTGAATCAGATAGCAGTGAAGTGGATAAAACGATAACCATAAAAGATGTATTGATAGAGGATTGCTACTTTTCTAATATAGGTAAAGCAGGTGTATGGTCTATTCATAAAGGAAAAGGAACGGAGGACGACGAAGTAAATAGATCATTGAATTTTATCATCAAAAATAATCATTTTGAAAAAACGGGAGGTTCGGGGATTATTTTATCTAAAGTTAAAAATGCATTGGTTGAAAATAACTTTTTTGATCACTCAGGACATAGCGATCCTAACGAGCCCCGATTAGTAGGTAGAGGAAGTGGAATGTGGGTTTTTTCTTCAACAGATATCTTAGCGCAGTACAATACATCTTTAAGCATAAGAGGATATAACGATTCTTATGGAATGCATATTGATTTTGGAAATAAGAATATCATCTTTCAATACAATTATAGTGAAGATTCTGAAGGTGGATTTGTTGAAATTTTAGGTGATAACCACAATGTTGCTTATCGTTTTAATGTAAGTGTAAATGATGGTGTAAGAGATTTTCATGGAAGTACTATTTGGACATCTGGTTTTGTAGGAACAACTACAGTAGATGGAAATACTGTAAAAAATGATCCTATTCCTTCTGATGGAGTATATATTTACAACAATACAATCTACGTTGATGCAGCTATTAAACCAGATTTTTCTTTGTACAGTAAGAATACATATATCTATAATAACATTTTTGTGCAAGAGGGTGATGGCGTAATTGGAGAAAATGTAGAAATGGAGATGCAAGGTGAATTTATTGTTTCGAACAACTTATTTGAAGGAAATATTAGTACTGAATTTACAGACTTAGATAAGCATTCAATTTCTGAAAAACCATTATTTATAGAGCGAGGTGCAAGAAATAAAGAAGGGTATCAAATTAGTGAAAATAGCCCTGTAATTAACGGAGGGGTATCATTTCCAGAACCTGACTTTCCTATGGCAGGGAAAGGAATTTTTAAAGATATATCGCTTAAGTTAAATAAAGATCCATTTGGTAATGAGGTGAATTTGGATAGCTATCCTCCAAATATTGGTGTGGATAATAGATACAATTTCTTTGATGATAAGGAGGATATCGAACTTACATCAATTGAATTTAAATTAACTGAGCAACTCCTTGAAATTGGGGAAGAAAAAATGCTGAAAATTATATTTACACCTTTAGATGCATCAAATAAAAATATAGAATGGAAAAGTTCGGACAATGAAATAATAACAGTAAACTCTAATGGAACAGTAACAGCTCTTAAGGAAGGGGATGTTACAATTACAGCAATTTCTATTGATGGTAGTTTTATTGCTGAAATTAAACTTACCGTTAATTCAGGAAAGGTGACAAGTATTGATAATTTTGGTCAAGAAAAAGTAATTATTTATCCTAATCCAGCTCAGCAGATTCTACATATTTCTACAGATAATTGGCAAGGTGATAAAACGGGTATTTTGATGAATTTAATGGGGCTAGAAATATCATCATTTAAATTGCAATCTAAAAATAAGATAAGAATAGATCATCTAGAAAGAGGACTTTATCAGTTAATTATTATTGATACAGATGGGAAAAGAAAGACAAAAAAAGTAGTCTTAAATTAA